Proteins co-encoded in one Ooceraea biroi isolate clonal line C1 chromosome 9, Obir_v5.4, whole genome shotgun sequence genomic window:
- the LOC105279053 gene encoding uncharacterized protein LOC105279053 gives MKCGNPEDTERPRETGCPKVAQVSCRVFLLLIICCRTGSLAFDNTTDLFLQRCEMECSLRGDFTTCGKYRVVRWLNTVVREKEFSYGPFRIIRIPSMEKQTFLPHLPQSRAFNSSITETLNFIRNSVEDLLTKRAIVYTVDNSATARDFSSLMFVDDDELKRLQEKKEPEGDWRIFKKKKSLILPILILINLIKLKLLLLPIFLGVHFIKKLLVLGSIILPSILAHLKVCKVQQVHTHHSHPFHLWSTAADATADYPSGYAQDESTWHRNDYQLGYPSYQILRNPYG, from the exons ATGAAGTGCGGAAATCCTGAAGATACCGAACGGCCGCGCGAAACCGGATGTCCGAAAGTGGCGCAAGTATCGTGTCGGGTGTTTCTTCTGTTGATTATTTGTTGCCGGACTGGCTCGTTAGCGTTTGATAACACGACGGATCTATTTCTTCAAAGATGTGAGATGGAATGCAGTTTGCGAGGAGATTTTACAACCTGCGGGAAATATAGAGTTGTGAGATGGCTGAATACGGTAGTAAGAGAGAAG GAATTCAGTTACGGGCCATTTCGGATAATAAGGATACCATCGATGGAGAAGCAAACCTTCTTGCCCCACTTGCCACAGTCTCGGGCATTTAACAGCAGCATAACCGAAAccttaaattttattagaaatagtGTAGAAGATTTATTGACAAAGCGTGCCATTGTGTATACAGTAGACAACTCGGCAACTGCAAGAGATTTCTCAAGTTTAATGTTCGTGGACGATGATGAACTTAAGCGATTACAGGAGAAGAAAGAACCGGAAG GCGACTGGCGAATtttcaagaagaagaaatccCTAATCTTACCAATTCtcatattgataaatttaataaaactgaaacTCCTGCTGCTGCCAATTTTCCTAGGAGTGCACTTCATCAAAAAGCTCCTCGTCCTTGGATCGATTATCTTGCCGTCGATACTGGCGCATTTAAAAGTATGCAAAGTGCAGCAGGTGCACACACACCACTCGCATCCTTTCCATCTGTGGTCCACCGCAGCGGATGCAACAGCCGATTATCCATCAG GATACGCACAGGATGAAAGTACTTGGCACAGGAACGACTACCAGTTGGGGTATCCGAGTTATCAGATACTTCGCAATCCTTACGGGTGA
- the LOC105279054 gene encoding uncharacterized protein LOC105279054 isoform X1 — translation MARRRAATTFTIAILAVACLHPAAGVKVHAEAASLNETARHDDDGIVLEKEAPLIRTESTNGIDDLPAHHHPHSMPGKPTKFDLDPQGADNKADYQIETTRMANVTVNPLEETNSTSDQPPSNATECRGTHVVSCIRQDLLNFLDQLASMDTYNVTESVQIVRNDSAEADDEDACEDQETDDDSSVNLLDKVHQYARTHVMKIQLNRDSSLARKARTFFGSIFQGKSTFLTGFGLGFLAFGLKKLLLPLFFGVQIIKSVLLALFLPSIIGSIGTIVGKDFPGVSTFAQSSHPVTIAPEENFEFKDNQELYNDDYLTRQPVGTLPASAMYDESMLQPQKSPDIASRFTYVDSRISHANALSDRYYTRHVAAHGLSKKQDFKVFHEIPTSSLLLTNYDPFYSPLLSRLDAVFSRLGHNTEGCREYAVCAMYRSPARFAPYSNLVSAQLSRELNELRKPSSDNPDVLRFFRYMKAAKDGQDGVKCEDVYANCANAREDQTMKQNQAMLATYQDINKLVQARKL, via the exons ATGGCAAGGAGGAGAGCAGCCACGACGTTCACGATCGCGATCCTGGCTGTTGCGTGCCTCCATCCTGCAGCGGGGGTCAAGGTCCACGCGGAGGCTGCGTCCTTGAACGAAACCGCGCGTCACGATGATGACGGAATCGTCCTGGAGAAGGAGGCGCCGTTGATCCGCACCGAGTCCACGAATGGAATCGACGACCTGCCGGCGCATCATCATCCCCATAGCATGCCCGGGAAGCCGACGAAATTCGACTTAGACCCGCAGGGCGCGGACAACAAGGCGGATTACCAGATCGAGACCACGAGGATGGCGAACGTCACCGTCAACCCTCTCGAAGAGACAAATTCGACGAGCGATCAGCCTCCGTCGAACGCGACCGAATGCAGAGGCACGCACGTGGTCTCCTGCATCCGGCAGGATCTCCTGAATTTCCTGGATCAGCTCGCGAGCATGGACACGTACAACGTGACGGAATCCGTGCAGATAGTGCGGAACGATAGTGCCGAAGCGGACGATGAGGACGCCTGCGAGGATCAAGAGACTGATGACGATTCAAGCGTGAATCTCCTGGACAAGGTCCACCAGTACGCCAGGACGCACGTGATGAAGATACAGCTGAACAGGGACTCGAGCCTCGCCAGGAAGGCCAGGACGTTCTTCGGTT CCATCTTTCAGGGAAAGAGTACCTTTTTAACAGGATTCGGCCTTGGTTTTCTAGCGTTCGGTCTGAAGAAGTTGTTGCTACCTCTGTTTTTCGGCGTGCAGATTATCAAGAGCGTGCTGCTCGCCCTCTTCTTACCGAGCATCATCGGCAGTATCGGTACTATTGTAGGAAAAG ATTTTCCAGGTGTCTCCACGTTCGCGCAATCTTCGCATCCCGTGACCATTGCCCCCGAGGAGAACTTCGAGTTCAAAGACAACCAAGAGCTTTACAACGATGACTATCTGACGCGACAGCCCGTGGGCACGTTACCAGCATCCGCCATGTACGACGAGAGCATGCTGCAACCGCAGAAAAGCCCGGATATCGCATCTCGCTTCACATACGTCGACTCCAGGATATCTCACGCGAACGCGCTTTCGGATCGCTATTATACGCGACACGTGGCCGCGCACGGTCTCTCCAAGAAACAGGATTTTAAG GTCTTCCACGAGATCCCGACCAGCTCGCTGCTGCTGACCAACTACGATCCCTTCTACTCGCCGCTGCTGTCGCGCCTCGACGCCGTTTTCTCCCGTCTCGGACACAACACGGAGGGTTGCCGAGAGTACGCCGTCTGCGCGATGTACCGGAGCCCAGCGCGATTCGCACCCTACTCGAACCTGGTCTCCGCGCAGCTGTCCAGGGAGCTGAACGAGCTCAGGAAGCCCAGCAGCGACAATCCGGACGTCCTGCGCTTCTTCAGGTACATGAAGGCCGCCAAGGATGGCCAGGACGGCGTCAAGTGCGAGGACGTTTACGCCAACTGCGCGAACGCTCGCGAGGATCAGACCATGAAGCAGAATCAAGCGATGCTGGCCACGTATCAGGATATCAACAAGCTCGTGCAGGCCAGGAAGCTCTGA
- the LOC105279054 gene encoding uncharacterized protein LOC105279054 isoform X2 has translation MARRRAATTFTIAILAVACLHPAAGVKVHAEAASLNETARHDDDGIVLEKEAPLIRTESTNGIDDLPAHHHPHSMPGKPTKFDLDPQGADNKADYQIETTRMANVTVNPLEETNSTSDQPPSNATECRGTHVVSCIRQDLLNFLDQLASMDTYNVTESVQIVRNDSAEADDEDACEDQETDDDSSVNLLDKVHQYARTHVMKIQLNRDSSLARKARTFFGSIFQGKSTFLTGFGLGFLAFGLKKLLLPLFFGVQIIKSVLLALFLPSIIGSIGTIVGKGVSTFAQSSHPVTIAPEENFEFKDNQELYNDDYLTRQPVGTLPASAMYDESMLQPQKSPDIASRFTYVDSRISHANALSDRYYTRHVAAHGLSKKQDFKVFHEIPTSSLLLTNYDPFYSPLLSRLDAVFSRLGHNTEGCREYAVCAMYRSPARFAPYSNLVSAQLSRELNELRKPSSDNPDVLRFFRYMKAAKDGQDGVKCEDVYANCANAREDQTMKQNQAMLATYQDINKLVQARKL, from the exons ATGGCAAGGAGGAGAGCAGCCACGACGTTCACGATCGCGATCCTGGCTGTTGCGTGCCTCCATCCTGCAGCGGGGGTCAAGGTCCACGCGGAGGCTGCGTCCTTGAACGAAACCGCGCGTCACGATGATGACGGAATCGTCCTGGAGAAGGAGGCGCCGTTGATCCGCACCGAGTCCACGAATGGAATCGACGACCTGCCGGCGCATCATCATCCCCATAGCATGCCCGGGAAGCCGACGAAATTCGACTTAGACCCGCAGGGCGCGGACAACAAGGCGGATTACCAGATCGAGACCACGAGGATGGCGAACGTCACCGTCAACCCTCTCGAAGAGACAAATTCGACGAGCGATCAGCCTCCGTCGAACGCGACCGAATGCAGAGGCACGCACGTGGTCTCCTGCATCCGGCAGGATCTCCTGAATTTCCTGGATCAGCTCGCGAGCATGGACACGTACAACGTGACGGAATCCGTGCAGATAGTGCGGAACGATAGTGCCGAAGCGGACGATGAGGACGCCTGCGAGGATCAAGAGACTGATGACGATTCAAGCGTGAATCTCCTGGACAAGGTCCACCAGTACGCCAGGACGCACGTGATGAAGATACAGCTGAACAGGGACTCGAGCCTCGCCAGGAAGGCCAGGACGTTCTTCGGTT CCATCTTTCAGGGAAAGAGTACCTTTTTAACAGGATTCGGCCTTGGTTTTCTAGCGTTCGGTCTGAAGAAGTTGTTGCTACCTCTGTTTTTCGGCGTGCAGATTATCAAGAGCGTGCTGCTCGCCCTCTTCTTACCGAGCATCATCGGCAGTATCGGTACTATTGTAGGAAAAG GTGTCTCCACGTTCGCGCAATCTTCGCATCCCGTGACCATTGCCCCCGAGGAGAACTTCGAGTTCAAAGACAACCAAGAGCTTTACAACGATGACTATCTGACGCGACAGCCCGTGGGCACGTTACCAGCATCCGCCATGTACGACGAGAGCATGCTGCAACCGCAGAAAAGCCCGGATATCGCATCTCGCTTCACATACGTCGACTCCAGGATATCTCACGCGAACGCGCTTTCGGATCGCTATTATACGCGACACGTGGCCGCGCACGGTCTCTCCAAGAAACAGGATTTTAAG GTCTTCCACGAGATCCCGACCAGCTCGCTGCTGCTGACCAACTACGATCCCTTCTACTCGCCGCTGCTGTCGCGCCTCGACGCCGTTTTCTCCCGTCTCGGACACAACACGGAGGGTTGCCGAGAGTACGCCGTCTGCGCGATGTACCGGAGCCCAGCGCGATTCGCACCCTACTCGAACCTGGTCTCCGCGCAGCTGTCCAGGGAGCTGAACGAGCTCAGGAAGCCCAGCAGCGACAATCCGGACGTCCTGCGCTTCTTCAGGTACATGAAGGCCGCCAAGGATGGCCAGGACGGCGTCAAGTGCGAGGACGTTTACGCCAACTGCGCGAACGCTCGCGAGGATCAGACCATGAAGCAGAATCAAGCGATGCTGGCCACGTATCAGGATATCAACAAGCTCGTGCAGGCCAGGAAGCTCTGA
- the LOC105279055 gene encoding uncharacterized protein LOC105279055: MQLRRLLVILAVLISSLLVRCQSTGKVTFQNNDFGHETEKQENVEDVSSQQRGFNPVQHVEDLFQYLGLGTGRNVDPYLAKINERCLTGDLAECFKSRALNYFSDFFDHAEYSLTDYVRIKRMTNRVVKEAYAQPYEYSNEPRSSETEWDQMVNFMKRKLERFVKTMSFELTIPDSETGRSGAYEPKFLDEIADEIDTLENKKDTLFSRHQFRKLLIPMLIVLKLFKLKLLLFLPLILGLASFKKFLGFLAIVIPGVIGFFKLYKPYQNYYPPVYTKNGIGHPHYGAHPGADYHEDHYGQDLAYRGYQHYNS, from the exons ATGCAGCTACGACGATTGCTGGTAATTCTTGCGGTCCTGATATCGTCCTTGCTGGTACGTTGTCAATCTACCGGCAAAGTTACGTTCCAGAACAACGATTTCGGACACGAAACAGAAAAACAAG AGAATGTCGAAGATGTTTCGTCGCAACAGAGAGGATTCAATCCTGTTCAGCATGTGGAGGATCTGTTCCAGTACCTTGGTTTGGGAACGGGACGAAATGTGGATCCATATTTGGCGAAGATCAACGAACGTTGCTTAACGGGAGACCTGGCAGAATGCTTCAAGTCGCGCGCCTTGAATTACTTCTCGGATTTCTTCGACCATGCCGAGTATTCCTTGACTGATTACGTTCGAATTAAACGGATGACCAATCGAGTGGTAAAGGAAGCATATGCTCAGCCGTATGAATATTCTAACGAACCCAG ATCCAGCGAGACAGAATGGGATCAAATGGTTAATTTCATGAAGAGGAAGTTGGAAAGGTTTGTCAAAACAATGTCCTTCGAATTGACCATACCCGATTCGGAGACCGGCCGCAGTGGCGCGTACGAACCAAAATTTTTGGACGAGATCGCCGATGAGATCGATACGCTCGAGAATAAGAAGGATACGCTATTTT CTCGTCATCAATTCAGAAAGCTGCTGATACCAATGCTGATCGTGCTGAAACTCTTCAAGCTGAAGCTGCTACTGTTCCTCCCCTTGATTTTGGGGCTGGCTTCGTTCAAGAAATTCCTCGGGTTCCTAGCGATCGTCATACCCGGTGTCATAGGTTTCTTCAAGCTCTACAAACCGTACCAGAATTATTATCCGCCAGTGTACACGAAAAACGGCATCGGCCATCCTCACTACGGGGCGCATCCGGGTGCTGACTACCACGAAGATCACTACGGCCAGGATTTGGCATATCGCGGATACCAGCATTACAACTCATAA